The region GGCGGGAGCCCGCATGGTGGCATTGAGCACGGTCTACGCGGACCGGTCGGTGGTGGCTGCGGAGCTGCGCGCGCTGCGGGATGCGCTGCCGGGGGACGTGGAGCTGGTGATCGGCGGTGCGGGTGTGACGCGACTGAACGGACGGGGCGAGATCGCTGGCGTGACGACGCTGGCGAATCTGGGCGAGTTCCGGAGCCGTCTGGCGGCGGTGTAGTTCAGGACGTGGGGAACCGCCCCGCAAACTTCGTGATCCACTCCTGGGCGGCCTCCGCCTGCGTCATGACCCGTCCCTCCTGCTCCTCGACTTCACGTCGATACTGCTCGATCGCACACACCTGCTCGACCATCCTGGAGCGGAACGCATCCGCGGCATCGAGGAACTGCACACCGATGCAGTAGCCATCGTCTTCGCCTTTCACCCAGACCACGCGGGCTTTGGCCTCGAACGGCGGATCCACCTCGGCGATGCGGATCTCGATGGTGGTGCCGACGGGAATGTCCTCCTCGGAGACGAACGAGAGCCCGCCTTCACTGATGTTGATGGTGGGCTGACGGCGTGCCTCGCGGCCGCGGACGGTGCGGACCTCGATCGGCACGCCGGCGGTGTGGCGAATGAAGCGGCGCGGAGGACTGAACGCTGCAGCTTTTTCCTGACCCAAGGTCACCTCATCTGCATGAGCGCGAGCAGAGTCGCGTTGCGGTTGGATCGTGCGACGTCGATCGCGCGCCGTCCGCTCCACCGCACGTAGGGGCTGGCGCCGCCGCGCAGCAGCGCGCGCGCTGCCGGCGTGTTACCGCGCTCCGTGGCGAGCCACAGTGCCGGCGCGACGCGGCCGTCCGTCGCATTCAGCGGAGCGCGGCTGCGAGCGAACAGCTCCAGCAGCTCGATGTTGTTCTCGCGCACGGCAAGCTGAACTGCATTCCATCCCTCATCGTCGGCAATGCTGGCGCTGGCGCCCGCCTCGAGCAGCAGGTTGACGAGCGCGGCCGGTGCTCCCGCGGCCGCGGCCGCGGCCAGCGCGGTGCGGCCCTCGGCGTCGCGTGCATCCACGTCGGCACCGGCATCGATCAGCGCCGCGACTGCGTCCTGGCGGAGCGCGCGCACCGCCACGTGCAGGGCCCGCCGCCCCGCCGTGTCCACGACCTCGACCGCACCCGGTGCACGCCCGGAGGCGCGTATGACAAGGGCGTGACCGCGCTCGGCCGCGTAGTGCAGCGGTGTGCGGCCGGCGGCGTCGGCCAGTGCAGCATTCGCGCCGGCAGCGATCAACATGCCAGTGACCGTGCTGTCGCCGCTGGCGTCGGCCAGACCCGCATGCGCGAGCGGCGTGCGCCCATCGGTGCTCCGGGCATTCACATCGGCGCCGCCGGCGATGAGCACGCGCGCCGCATCGGCCTGGCCATGTGCGGCTGCGGAGTACAGAGGGGTGGCGCCGTCGTCCGAACGCAGATCCACATCGGCGCCCCGGTCGATCAGGGCCTGTACGATCGCGGCGTGGTTGCCGGCAGCCGCGAGATGCAGCGCGCCCAGGCCGTCCGCGCCGCGCCGGTCCACGGGCGAGCGCAGCAGGAGTGCGACGCGGGCTATGCCATCGTGCCCATCGCGTGCCGCGGTGCGCAGCGGGATGCCTGTGAGCACCGTGATCCACGCGACGGCGATGAACGCGAGCGCTGCCACACCCGCCGTCCGCAGCTCCTGCCGGCGCGAATGGGCACTGCGGATCGCTGACCCGCTGCGCTTCTTTTCCAGGCCCCAGCGCGACGCCAGGCGGGCGCGCATGCGCGCGGCCACGAGAGCATCGAACAGCGGCAGGGCATCCGCGCCGAGTCCGCCTATGGCGACGGGGCCGCGGACGGTGTGATCGATGATGACCGCTATGCCGCGCAGCCTGCCGGTCGCGGCGATCTGGACGCCGGCGATCGCGCGGAGCGGAATGGCGTCGCGGCCGAGCGGCCGGATGATCCAGACGGCCGTGTCATCCACGGCCACGGCCGACGGCACCAGGAGCCACTGCCAGACGAGCCACGGCAGCGCGAGCGCCACGAGCGCGAAGTATATCGGTCCCGACACGAGGCCGAGCACGAGACCGGTGAGTGCGGTGGCCAGCGCAACGCGGGGCTGAAGGGGGGAGCGGCGGAACAGGGCGTGTGCGCGGGCGGTCTCGCGGGGCGGCTCCTCGCTCCTGCGCGACGCCTCGAGGTAGCGGACCGCGGTCGCGACCAGCTCCATGTAGCCGGCGAGGTCAGCATCGACGGATGCGGCCCGCGGCTGCGCTCGTGTGCCGAAGTGGACCTGGCCGCGCCACAGGCTGTGCTCCACCGTCGCGATCTCCGCCCAGGGGATCGCGGGGCGTCCGCTCAGGGCCAGCCCCTCCGGCGAGACCGTGACGGACGTCGGGCGCCGGGCCAGCCTCCGCTGCCCGGACACAAACAGCCAGCCGGCGGCAGCCGCGAGCACCAGGGCGGTCACGGCGAACGCGCCCGTACTCCGCAGGGCGAGCGCCGCCGCGAATGGCAGCGCCAGCACCGCGGCGGCGATGCGTACGATGAGCAGGGTGCGCGCCGTCGCATAGTCGAGGCGCAGGGGTGCCTCGGGCGGCGCAGACCGCTCGAGCTCCGGCTCCAGAGCTTCAGTCGTCGTACTCATGCAGACTCCGCTGGGTCATGGGCGCAGGGCGCGCTTCAGCGGGTCACCGCGGCCAGGCCGCGGCGGGGGAGGAGTGCCCAATCTGGCAGAACAGGGGGACTCAGGTCAATGATCTCATGGGACAGAGCGGCTCGCCTCCGACGTCGCCCGTCGACGGACCCGCCGGGTCCGGGTCCGCGGGCTACGCCCGGTACCGCTCCCGGGCGCGCTGGATCAGGACCTCGCGGTCGCGCGGCGGCGCATTCGTCGTGAGCGACTCGAGCAGCTCAGCGGTCGCGCGCGCGATGTTGTCCACCGCCTCGTTGAACGCGGTCTCGTTCGCCTGCGACGGCTTCGTGTAGCCGCTCACCTTGCGCACGTACTGGAGCGCGGCGGCCCGCACGTCGTCATCCGTGACCGGCGGGTCGAAGTTGAACAGCGGTTTGATGTTCCTGCACATGGTCGCTTCCGGTCCGGGATTACTGAGTCGTGTGTCGTCTGAGGGCGTTCGCGATCCGCGCCTCGAGCTGGCCGCGGCTGCTGCACACGAACGATCCCGCCGTGCCTTCCGTGGATGAGGCGTTGGACTCCACGCGCGTGATCACCTTCGTCCCCGTCGCCGCGGGCTCCAGCCAGGTGCGCACCGACATGCGGATCCGGTGGGAGTCCGCGTGCGGACCGGTGAGCCCCATGCCGCAGTCGATCATCTCCGACATGCGGGTGTCGCCTATCCGGCGG is a window of Longimicrobiales bacterium DNA encoding:
- a CDS encoding PilZ domain-containing protein, with product MGQEKAAAFSPPRRFIRHTAGVPIEVRTVRGREARRQPTINISEGGLSFVSEEDIPVGTTIEIRIAEVDPPFEAKARVVWVKGEDDGYCIGVQFLDAADAFRSRMVEQVCAIEQYRREVEEQEGRVMTQAEAAQEWITKFAGRFPTS
- a CDS encoding DUF2277 domain-containing protein encodes the protein MCRNIKPLFNFDPPVTDDDVRAAALQYVRKVSGYTKPSQANETAFNEAVDNIARATAELLESLTTNAPPRDREVLIQRARERYRA
- a CDS encoding ankyrin repeat domain-containing protein — encoded protein: MSTTTEALEPELERSAPPEAPLRLDYATARTLLIVRIAAAVLALPFAAALALRSTGAFAVTALVLAAAAGWLFVSGQRRLARRPTSVTVSPEGLALSGRPAIPWAEIATVEHSLWRGQVHFGTRAQPRAASVDADLAGYMELVATAVRYLEASRRSEEPPRETARAHALFRRSPLQPRVALATALTGLVLGLVSGPIYFALVALALPWLVWQWLLVPSAVAVDDTAVWIIRPLGRDAIPLRAIAGVQIAATGRLRGIAVIIDHTVRGPVAIGGLGADALPLFDALVAARMRARLASRWGLEKKRSGSAIRSAHSRRQELRTAGVAALAFIAVAWITVLTGIPLRTAARDGHDGIARVALLLRSPVDRRGADGLGALHLAAAGNHAAIVQALIDRGADVDLRSDDGATPLYSAAAHGQADAARVLIAGGADVNARSTDGRTPLAHAGLADASGDSTVTGMLIAAGANAALADAAGRTPLHYAAERGHALVIRASGRAPGAVEVVDTAGRRALHVAVRALRQDAVAALIDAGADVDARDAEGRTALAAAAAAGAPAALVNLLLEAGASASIADDEGWNAVQLAVRENNIELLELFARSRAPLNATDGRVAPALWLATERGNTPAARALLRGGASPYVRWSGRRAIDVARSNRNATLLALMQMR